A genomic window from Lotus japonicus ecotype B-129 chromosome 1, LjGifu_v1.2 includes:
- the LOC130731801 gene encoding ubiquitin-conjugating enzyme E2 28-like isoform X2: MESKWILKEINDLEKDPPTYCSAGPVADDMFHWQGTIMGPLDSPYEGGVFSLVINLPPDYPFKPPKVAFKTKVYHPNIDSNGKICLDILKDQWSPALTISKVLLSISSFLTDPNPDDPLVPEIAHIYKTDRKQYESNARSWTQKYAMG; the protein is encoded by the exons ATGGAATCGAAGTGGATCTTGAAGGAAATCAACGATTTGGAGAAGGATCCTCCCACCTATTGCAGTGCCg GTCCTGTTGCTGATGATATGTTTCATTGGCAAGGAACAATCATGGGTCCTCTAGACAGTCCTTATGAGGGAGGTGTTTTCTCACTTGTTATTAATCTCCCTCCAGATTATCCCTTCAAGCCACCCAAG GTTGCATTCAAGACAAAAGTTTACCACCCAAACATAGATAGCAATGGAAAAATTTGCCTTGATATATTGAAGGATCAATGGAGCCCCGCTCTAACCATTTCCAAG GTGCTGCTCTCAATTTCTTCCTTTTTGACGGACCCAAATCCCGATGATCCTTTGGTCCCTGAAATTGCCCACATCTACAAGACAGACAGGAAACAGTACGAGTCAAATGCAAGAAGTTGGACTCAGAAATATGCCATGGGCTAA
- the LOC130731801 gene encoding ubiquitin-conjugating enzyme E2 28-like isoform X1 has product MESKWILKEINDLEKDPPTYCSAGPVADDMFHWQGTIMGPLDSPYEGGVFSLVINLPPDYPFKPPKVAFKTKVYHPNIDSNGKICLDILKDQWSPALTISKVCLSIKLIVLLSISSFLTDPNPDDPLVPEIAHIYKTDRKQYESNARSWTQKYAMG; this is encoded by the exons ATGGAATCGAAGTGGATCTTGAAGGAAATCAACGATTTGGAGAAGGATCCTCCCACCTATTGCAGTGCCg GTCCTGTTGCTGATGATATGTTTCATTGGCAAGGAACAATCATGGGTCCTCTAGACAGTCCTTATGAGGGAGGTGTTTTCTCACTTGTTATTAATCTCCCTCCAGATTATCCCTTCAAGCCACCCAAG GTTGCATTCAAGACAAAAGTTTACCACCCAAACATAGATAGCAATGGAAAAATTTGCCTTGATATATTGAAGGATCAATGGAGCCCCGCTCTAACCATTTCCAAGGTGTGTTTGTCGATTAAGTTGATA GTGCTGCTCTCAATTTCTTCCTTTTTGACGGACCCAAATCCCGATGATCCTTTGGTCCCTGAAATTGCCCACATCTACAAGACAGACAGGAAACAGTACGAGTCAAATGCAAGAAGTTGGACTCAGAAATATGCCATGGGCTAA